The genomic interval AGCGGGCAATGGAGGCAAAGGAAAGTGGCGGCGGGATAATCATAGGAGGAGAAAATTATGGACAAGGTTCATCAAGGGAGCATGCAGCCATTGCACCCATGTATTTAGGGCTTCAGGCAGTTATTGCCAAGTCTTTTGCAAGGATACACAGGGCTAATCTTATAAACTTCGGGGTATTGCCTCTTTTATTTAAGTCAGAGAGTGATTACGATAAGATAGAACAAGGACACAGGCTTTTAATAAGGGATGTCATTATCTCTATCAAAGGTGAACAAAACTTTAAGGTTGACAACATAACAAAGGGTTATACATTTGAGGTTATATCAAACCTCAATGATAGAGAAAAAGAACTGATATTAAAGGGTGGGCTTCTGCCATATGTAAGACGCTGAACAAGTGGAAACAGATTGACAAAAAAGATAGGCAAATTGTAAATTATTAGTCTTAACTCGATAAGAAATCGATAGTTTCCTGGCGCTGAGGGCCGCTAGCTCAGTTGGTAGAGCAACGCCCTTTTAAGGCGTGGGTCGTTGGTTCGAATCCAACGCGGCTCATATGTCCCCATCGTCTAGCCCGGCCTAGGACATCGCCCTTTCAAGGCGGTAACATGGGTTCGAATCCCATTGGGGACGCCAATGAAATCAAAGGGCTGCAGCTTGCAGCCCTTTTCTTTTTCCTACGATTGTAGCAGTTCTATTGTGTGTAGTCTTTATGTAGAAAATCGACTATACAAATATTAAGTAAGCACATACTCCAGACGCTTCTTCGGATTATCAAAGCTTACATCATTTGCATCAAAATGCTCTGGATTAAAATCTCCTCCAACCCAATTAGATAGTTCTTCATGTCTGTTATGATTAGGGTCCATTATCGCTTCTAATAATTCCTTGTATCCCCATATCCCACCGCAATCTTCTGGAGGACATGCCCTTGCACCACCAATGCAAATTGGATATTGAATGCCTTCTTTACGGGGAAGTATCTTCTCCAGTTTTATAGTATGCTTCCAGTTATCGCCATAATCGTAAATATATTCTGCCTTATTGTTGTCACCCGTAAAATAGTTGGCTATCTTCCGCTTCCATCCCGCAACTATAGTAGTGTCAATAAAGTCCTCATCTGGAATCCCAATTTTTTCTCTCATGCCTTTTGAAGGGTTAACTATCTCAAAATGGTGCAAATGAGTGTCTGTCCATCCCATCGAATCCTGAATAGCTACATGCAAATCCCAAAACGTATATGTCTCTGGAACTTGTATGCGACGCCAAATCGGTGGCTTAGTGCCTTTCAATGTAACCTTGAATTGATAAACCTTCTCAAATTTCTTTTTCATTTATTGTACTCCTCAAGTAAGCTGTCAATTGCTATCTTGGTTATCTCCGCAATGTCTAACATCCTTTTTTAAGTTTATTAGTGGGTTTCACGAAATTCGTAGTCCTTACCTCTCATCCTATCCCTCTCCCCAAAAGGGAGAGGGAATTTTTTAATTTTGTGAAACCCTATAAGTTTATTACACATTCAATGGCATTGTAAGCCAAGACAGTTGGGAGAGTCAAGAATTTTGTGCAGATATTATTGATTTTTTTGGCTGATTATGCAGCTTTTTGTTTAAGTTATAATGATTATGCCTATGCAATATAATTCACAGTTTCTATTATGCCGCCTGATCATTCCCTCTTGAAATCCAAATTTAGATCGTCGAAGAAGGTATAATTTCAGGAAGGCGATTTGCTCTTATGCTATAATCTTTCATGGGCTGGAAATGGACAGACCACATGGATGTGCAAATGGCTGAAAGGAAAATAGCGAAAGAGTTGGTTGGAGCAACATTTAATAATCTTGATAAAGTTGTAACCTGAATTAAGAATCGCAGAATATATCAAAAGCGGAAGGCGACAGTTTTATAACTGTCTATCTTACAGACAAAATCAAAAAATACATAGGAGGGTGGGGTAAAAAGGCTGACACAAAGTAGCTTATCATTCAGGCATTTGATAATGTGATGGTAGTGCAGCCTATGAGCTTGATTGCCTAACAGGGTGTAGCAAAATGGATTTCTTAAACATCTTTTTTCATGTCTCAGGTGTCAAGACCAATATCCTTCTGCCCCCATTGGTAGCAATGGTTATCTCATTTTTTACATCAATGGGCGGTATCTCTGGGGCATTTCTTCTTCTTCCGTTTCAGATGAGTATTTTGAATTACACTACTCCATCTGTAAGCGGCACAAACCATGTCTTTAATATTGTGGCAATTCCAAGTGGTGTTTATCGCTATATCAAAGAATGCCGCATGGCATGGCCATTGACATGGGTTGTGGTCGCAGGCACTTTGCCCGGTGTCTTTATTGGCTATTATGTGAGGGTTTTGTATCTTCCTGACCCGAGGGCATTTAAATTTTTTGTCGGTTGTGTGTTGCTTTATATAGGTATTAGGCTTCTCAAGGAAATTATCGTCAAACCAGAAAGGTCTTCTGCTACAAAGGCTCTCGAAGAGAAGTTCAAGGCAAGGGTGAATGAGATGAGGCAACAACAGGCTTTAACAATAGCAGCGGGTTTACCTGTGGAGGCTGTGGTAAGGACTATATCTGTGTCATTCAAAAAGGTTGAGTATGAATTCTGGGGAGAAAGGTTTTCTTTTAATACCATTGGTATGTTTGTCCTTGCCATTGTGGTAGGAGTTATTGGTGGTGTTTATGGAATAGGAGGGGGATCTATTATTGCTCCATTTTGTGTGGCTGTTTTTCATCTGCCTGTCTATACAATAGCAGGTGCTGCATTGATGGGTACATTTGTGACCTCGGTTGCCGGTGCGTTTTTTTTCAGTGTTATCCCTTCTGCCCATGGTGTTTCAGCCATGCCTGATTGGCAGCTTGGAATATTATTTGGCATTGGCGGATTTGTTG from Dissulfurispira thermophila carries:
- a CDS encoding plasmid pRiA4b ORF-3 family protein, with the translated sequence MKKKFEKVYQFKVTLKGTKPPIWRRIQVPETYTFWDLHVAIQDSMGWTDTHLHHFEIVNPSKGMREKIGIPDEDFIDTTIVAGWKRKIANYFTGDNNKAEYIYDYGDNWKHTIKLEKILPRKEGIQYPICIGGARACPPEDCGGIWGYKELLEAIMDPNHNRHEELSNWVGGDFNPEHFDANDVSFDNPKKRLEYVLT
- a CDS encoding sulfite exporter TauE/SafE family protein; the protein is MDFLNIFFHVSGVKTNILLPPLVAMVISFFTSMGGISGAFLLLPFQMSILNYTTPSVSGTNHVFNIVAIPSGVYRYIKECRMAWPLTWVVVAGTLPGVFIGYYVRVLYLPDPRAFKFFVGCVLLYIGIRLLKEIIVKPERSSATKALEEKFKARVNEMRQQQALTIAAGLPVEAVVRTISVSFKKVEYEFWGERFSFNTIGMFVLAIVVGVIGGVYGIGGGSIIAPFCVAVFHLPVYTIAGAALMGTFVTSVAGAFFFSVIPSAHGVSAMPDWQLGILFGIGGFVGMYFGARFQKFVPQKFIRLMLGAVIVFLAIRYIVQYL